The sequence GATGAAAGGACACATACAAAGAGCCCGCCCAACACTCGATTCTGGAACGGCAGGTCGTCGACCCCAGCTTTCTGCGGCAGCGTATTCATAACGTACAACAGCGTCAAGAAGCCAGGGCACTCCATCGTAATCCAGGCTATTCGGCCAGGGATGTTGAGTCTGCTGCTCACAGACGTTTTGCCCATGCCATACCAGTTAACAACCCATTGTAGCGAACCACACTGTCATCACGGCAATTAGTGTAAGTTCAACCCATTATTGCCTCTCGAATCAAAAATGAAGAGATCAGAGAGAATATGAGGGAAGCTTACAATTGGATAGCCAATCTGCCACCAAAAAAGCAGAAGCTCGTAATTCTCCCGCGTGGGAGGATACCACCCTTCAATTAGCGacatgacgacgaggatggcaGATCCAGCAATATGCTCGACTCGATAAagcagaaacaaacaaagccaCGCGTCACGGAATCATGTAAGATGCTCAATCATGAATCGTCAATCGATGGAATACAGTGATTGACGTAGATGCGTATATGCAGTAGCTCTCCGTAAGCCACAAGCCTTCTGTGGCTGGCGCTTGATGATGTCAACAAACAGCAAACAGCGGCACACAGACTACCCCATAGCTGCATGGCCAATTCTGCCGCTAGACGCCACCTGCCGAATACAGCGCCAATACAAGTATAAGAGATAACAAGATCGACCCCGATAACTGCATGGTGTGCTGGCGCAATGGTAGCGCGCAGTCCTCCTATTACTATCCGTAACAGGGAGATCCAGACTGAGGCTCAGGGTTCGAGTCCCTGGTACATCGTTTCGCCatgatttatttttttgttgaCTGTAGGCTATTCTACGTTGCATATAATCATAATTGtacatgattttttttttcctcctcatAGATATTAAATATACAATGAGAGGGGCTATCTGCTGAGTTCGAGATTGGGCAGAATTCCTGTTCTATTCTCACACAAGCATTTATTTGGTATTGTAAGAGAAATATAACCCAAGACATTTGTTCATTCGTTCAATGcgttataaataaaagctttcgTATCAATGCATATCTCGTCATAAAAACATGCTCCTATGCTTGAAGATAGAAAATTCAAAGGAATGTACCCTCCGTATAATAGCTGAAGCCCAGAAACGCCTGCAAAGCATGATATCCCCCTCCCTATCTGCAAAAGTGACAGTCCCTACTACAATCGATAGCCCATTCCCATTCGATTTCTCCGTCATTTCTCTTCACATTACTATACAATCTCTATCGGATTTGCTCGAGGACCCTCCAGAAGCCACAGCAGGTCTTCGATTTGCTGGGACCGAGGCGTTGGTTCGTCGTCCACGAACTGGCGCAGGAGATCCTACACCATTGCTTGTTCGAGATGCCTGTCTGGAAGCTGTAGGGCTACTTTCGTGGTGGTTAGGGTGTCCTGGAGGAGGAACATATGCAGGAACCTGAGCAGCCTGTTCATATGAGGGTGGCGGCGGTTCATCAGAGCTAACCGGTCTATTGACACCTGGTCTCGGAGGAGGAACTAGGGGTCGGACGGTTTGTGACGTTGGTGCGCGTGCAGGCAAAGACCGTTGAGATGTGGAGGCAGGGAGTGCACTGGTGCTATTATTGGCACTATTGCTGACACTGTTGGAACTTCGCCGTGGCGGCGGAACAGGCGTGCTGCTACTTGGTCCGGCCGCAGGGCTGCGCCGGGAAGTACTGTTACCACCGGTATTTCCTCCAGAATTGCCCACAGGGCGAGTAACGGGTATGGGAAGGTGAGCTTGCTCAATATATTGCTCTGAGAGTGCTCGCTCCCGTTGCCGGCGAGCCTGTTCTTCTCGGTGTTTCtgatcctcttcttcttgtagcTGCATGGCGAGGGCCAAGTCTCTGTCTTCTTGTTCGGTGCTGGAGCTCGCTTGACCTTGTTCTTCGATAGGGCCGGTCTCCTTAGTCTTGCCCCGTTTGTTGGTGACAGTTGTCCAATTACCACTTCCCTGGTCGCTGTGGCGTTTGCCAGCTCCAGTACTTAGTTCTGCCGTGTTATCACCGCTTACAAGTCGATAGTCCCCAGACATAAACTGGTTTAGTTCCCCGTTGACATCCACCAGACTTTCCCATACTATTTCATCATGGCTCCGGTAGCCGGCATCTGTCACAAGAGTGAGGAGCTGTTGGGTTTGCGGATGGCAGTAAAGCGTTGAAAAGTGGTCATTGCGGAAAAGGATAGCAAATGTACCGGGTCGAATTGCCTTTTGGATGACCTCGATTCCCCACGGCGTCAGCTGGGTAGCCGACTCATTCAAAAATatcttgatggtgatgatgtcTTGATATAAATCTTGCTCCGCTTCCGTGAGGCCCTCCTCAGAAGTGGCCAATTTATCCTCTAGCTCTTCTTCGCGGAACAGTAGATTCTGCACATCTTCGTAAGAGGTAGCATGTCTTTGCATGGAAGCACAGACGGCATCATCGTAAGGCGGTAGCCATCCATGAACGAGAGGAATAGAAAAAGTCGCATAGAGACTCATCTCCGCCGTGTCCTCAAAAGTTCCAGGGATGTATTTGTGCCGCTCCAGTGGGTGAAGCTGTGTTAGTGAAGTATGCTCGTATGCGGTGATAACTTCTGGAGTGGGGATGAATCGCGGATTGACGTTCATGCCGGTGTGGAGACTCTGGAGAAATGAGTATAGTTCCGCGACATCTGGCAGAGAGTCCTCTGACGATGTTCTTCGAGGAGACATGAGTTCGTCAAATACAGCATCCAGCAGAAGACTCAAGCTGACTTGCTCCCGTGAACGCAAAACTTGAACCAGTACTGTATCGGGGATATCGTCAGGCGTCGTCATAGTCAGCGCGTTGACTAACGCGACCAGGGGGCAAGGCCCGTTCTCATTCTGTATAAGTATGGGCGACACGCGGGGGTTGTTGGATGAGTTGGGGTCGTGCCAGCGGATATTCTTCACCTGGTACGTTTCTGCCTTGCCATCGACTGGCGGACGTGAAGG comes from Trichoderma asperellum chromosome 3, complete sequence and encodes:
- a CDS encoding uncharacterized protein (MEROPS:MER0902165) — translated: MYVQQPPGSIEDVLPPPGPPPGHRPSMENSSWTDEPATSAWEDVAPQHVAPQHAAAAGATPSSIHRKEVPASLRPGGGGIDVGFGSPEEEDSVWNEARKQPSELSLPSQIPDALRPGVQRSETNPFLKNRAPSDSNLHAVPASLQPPIASLSHISLDETGTNNPWKPTIAVQPPIQGNEPPVVIAPGDSEPDPWARSTPEPPAKVPISPKSPDLISLRSRSSTWDEDSHSERDEKGSPSQKPAMPDDLEREQHVWDDLGSSDVAKGKGKVPELTAAQAPQLDDWSLIDSDPSLSPPPRQPQEELSTAVLEEKPALPPRATEGRVKWVPSRPPVDGKAETYQVKNIRWHDPNSSNNPRVSPILIQNENGPCPLVALVNALTMTTPDDIPDTVLVQVLRSREQVSLSLLLDAVFDELMSPRRTSSEDSLPDVAELYSFLQSLHTGMNVNPRFIPTPEVITAYEHTSLTQLHPLERHKYIPGTFEDTAEMSLYATFSIPLVHGWLPPYDDAVCASMQRHATSYEDVQNLLFREEELEDKLATSEEGLTEAEQDLYQDIITIKIFLNESATQLTPWGIEVIQKAIRPGTFAILFRNDHFSTLYCHPQTQQLLTLVTDAGYRSHDEIVWESLVDVNGELNQFMSGDYRLVSGDNTAELSTGAGKRHSDQGSGNWTTVTNKRGKTKETGPIEEQGQASSSTEQEDRDLALAMQLQEEEDQKHREEQARRQRERALSEQYIEQAHLPIPVTRPVGNSGGNTGGNSTSRRSPAAGPSSSTPVPPPRRSSNSVSNSANNSTSALPASTSQRSLPARAPTSQTVRPLVPPPRPGVNRPVSSDEPPPPSYEQAAQVPAYVPPPGHPNHHESSPTASRQASRTSNGVGSPAPVRGRRTNASVPANRRPAVASGGSSSKSDRDCIVM